From the genome of Acidaminococcus sp.:
AGGGGCAGCTTTTTTTCCGAGGTTACTTTGCTGAGATCGATGCGTTGGACTACTTTTTGTTCTTTTTGGACAATCAGGATTTTTTGCTCTTTGCCTGCGCTGCCGCGCAGCGCCAGCCAGGCTGCTGCGCAGAAGACGGCAAGGATAGCAATGAGCCGTTTGTCGCTTTTTCTCATAGGTAATTTCTCCTAGCTGCCTTGCTTGAAAGAATCTTTCAGTCCCGATGATACGGTAATGGTACCGTCGGCAGCCACATAGATCATTTCAAGATCAGGCGTTGCGTCGACAAATTTCATGGCCGCGTCCGGTGTCATGACAAATAGCATGGTTGAATAATAGTCTGACATGGCCGCGGATTTAGTCACAACCGTTACGGCGTGGGCATGGCGGGCCGGCCATCCGGTCTTGGGATCGAGAATGTGATGGTAGCGGATGCCGTTCACTTCATAGTAGCGCTGATAATCGCCGCTCGTGGCAATGGCAGTACCGGAGGGTACGGTCAGGGTACCAAGCAGTTTTTCCGCATCAGCCGGGTCCTGAACGCCGATGCGCCAGGGCTTGCCGTCCGGCTTTTTGCCGATGACTTTGATGTTGCCGCCGGCATTGATAAGAGCGGAAGTGATGTTCTTATCTTTGGCAAGTTCCTGAGATACTTGTTCCACCGCGTACCCTTTTGCTACAGCCCCCAGGTCGAGCTGCGTACCGGCAGCAAGTGTCAGGGTCTTTTGATCATCAGAGAGTTCATAGTGCCCTTTTTGCGATGCATCGAGGGCCGCAGCGACTTCTTCCTTAGTCGGTACGGTACCCGCTTCTTTATGGCGGTTCCACAGCGAAATAGCAGGCCCCAGGGTGAGACTGATTGCGTCCTCGTGATGCAGAGGCTGCAGCATTTTTAAAAGGTCGTAGAGGTGAGGTGCTGCTTTTTGCGGGCCTTGTCCCGCTCTGCTGTTGATGGCATAAAGCATATCATCGCCCTGGGCCGTGTAGGAATCCGTTTCATCAGCAATCGTCTGGAAAAGCGTAAAAGCATTGTTCGTTGCTTCGGTCAGCGCTTTTTCGTCTTTACCGGTCGTCTGGATGGAAACGATGGTATCCATGACAAACCGGGTATCTTCATGTTTTTTCTCTTGAAAAAAGCAGCCTTGCAGAAGCAGGCTGCTTAAAAGAAGTATAAAACTCTTTTTTATGATGTGGTTCATTGTTGTTGACTCTGTTGTGCTTGGGCAGCCTGAGTCGGCTGTGCAGTCGCTGCAGGGTCTACAGCCGGTTTGGCAGCGGGTGCCGGTTTAGCGGCAGGGGCTTTCTTCGGCAGTTCTCTCGGCTGTACGGAAGGTTCCGGTTCAGATACCTTGGACGGGCAGCTTGCAGCAAGTTTGCAGGACTGGCATCCGGCAGCAACCGGATTCTTGACGACAACTTTGCCGCCTTCGATAGGAACCACTTTGACAAGGCACTTGCGCGGGCACTTCATAGTGCAGAGACCGCAGCCAACGCACTTGTCGTAGTCGATAACAGGGATACTGCCGTTCACGCCATCTTCAATGGTGATAGCTTGTTTCGGGCAGGTCTTGGCGCAGATACCGCAGCTGATGCAGGAAACGTTGCAGTTGGTCATAGCAGCTTTACCCTTTTCACGGTTGTTGCACTGAACCAGAACTTTGTTGGTAGCTTTCTGCATTTCAATGAGGAGCTGCGGGCAGGCCTTGGAGCAGGCACCGCAGCCAACGCACTTGTCATAGTCAAAAACAGGCAGGCCGTTTTTACCGATCGACAGGGCACCGAAGTTGCAGGCGTCAGCGCAGGCACCGAAGCCGAAGCAGCCGAAGTTGCATTTCAGGGAACCGCCGAAAGTAGCAGCTGCTACGTAGCAGTTCTTGATGCCTTCGCGGTTAGCAATCGGTTTACGGTTTACTACGCAGCCATTGCAGT
Proteins encoded in this window:
- a CDS encoding RnfABCDGE type electron transport complex subunit B, translating into MIITAAILVAVLGGVFGLVLATASKKFAVEEDPRIGQIVGLLPGANCGGCGYAGCASMADAIVSGKEPGAVKCAACSAENKKQIKAIMGLDEGDDENAVRMIPRLHCNGCVVNRKPIANREGIKNCYVAAATFGGSLKCNFGCFGFGACADACNFGALSIGKNGLPVFDYDKCVGCGACSKACPQLLIEMQKATNKVLVQCNNREKGKAAMTNCNVSCISCGICAKTCPKQAITIEDGVNGSIPVIDYDKCVGCGLCTMKCPRKCLVKVVPIEGGKVVVKNPVAAGCQSCKLAASCPSKVSEPEPSVQPRELPKKAPAAKPAPAAKPAVDPAATAQPTQAAQAQQSQQQ
- a CDS encoding FAD:protein FMN transferase, translated to MNHIIKKSFILLLSSLLLQGCFFQEKKHEDTRFVMDTIVSIQTTGKDEKALTEATNNAFTLFQTIADETDSYTAQGDDMLYAINSRAGQGPQKAAPHLYDLLKMLQPLHHEDAISLTLGPAISLWNRHKEAGTVPTKEEVAAALDASQKGHYELSDDQKTLTLAAGTQLDLGAVAKGYAVEQVSQELAKDKNITSALINAGGNIKVIGKKPDGKPWRIGVQDPADAEKLLGTLTVPSGTAIATSGDYQRYYEVNGIRYHHILDPKTGWPARHAHAVTVVTKSAAMSDYYSTMLFVMTPDAAMKFVDATPDLEMIYVAADGTITVSSGLKDSFKQGS